A single window of Sporosarcina sp. FSL W7-1349 DNA harbors:
- a CDS encoding putative glycoside hydrolase has translation MKIWAWVLVSFLALSFWNPQSSHAEEDDRVQEFAERTYGFTAIDEAVIASSELFRFQSGLIFEYPDAVRGVYVTGHSAGGARFNQLVNLIETTDLNSMVIDIKDDHGYLTYIPAEGSELATMDIGQPYIKDPRALLKTLEEKKIYPIARVVVFKDSVLAEKRPDLSFTDGGAVWKNGRGESFVNPFLQEVWDHNVAIAKEAAEMGFQEIQFDYVRFPEGFEKRHETLKYGMGDYAESELDPVQRRVEAVTDFVVYAREQLQPYDVDVSVDIFGYAATLPEAPGIGQNFSKISDNVDVISSMIYPSHWTSYFGIAKPDTEPYRLVTEYAKVENEVLSKLEDPPVSRPWLQDFTASWLGTGNYKRYGKAEVEAQIKALKENGIDEFLLWNAGNRYTAGVNYIP, from the coding sequence ATGAAAATATGGGCTTGGGTGCTAGTGTCATTCCTTGCGCTATCATTTTGGAATCCGCAGTCTAGCCATGCGGAAGAAGATGACAGAGTCCAAGAGTTTGCCGAACGTACATATGGATTTACAGCAATTGATGAAGCGGTGATCGCTTCGTCGGAACTATTCCGATTTCAGTCGGGCTTGATATTTGAATATCCGGATGCGGTTCGCGGCGTTTACGTGACCGGCCATTCCGCAGGCGGGGCGCGATTTAACCAATTGGTGAATTTAATTGAAACTACCGATTTGAATTCAATGGTCATCGATATTAAAGATGATCATGGGTATCTCACGTATATACCGGCCGAAGGTTCCGAGCTGGCTACCATGGACATTGGTCAACCGTATATCAAAGATCCTCGTGCTCTATTAAAAACATTGGAAGAGAAGAAGATTTATCCGATTGCACGGGTCGTTGTCTTCAAAGATAGCGTCCTAGCTGAAAAGCGTCCCGATCTTTCATTCACGGACGGTGGGGCTGTCTGGAAAAACGGCCGGGGTGAATCATTCGTGAACCCTTTCCTGCAAGAGGTGTGGGACCATAACGTCGCCATCGCGAAAGAAGCCGCCGAAATGGGCTTCCAGGAAATTCAGTTCGACTATGTGCGCTTTCCGGAAGGATTTGAAAAACGACATGAGACGTTGAAGTACGGCATGGGCGACTATGCGGAATCCGAATTGGACCCGGTGCAGCGTCGGGTGGAAGCGGTGACCGATTTCGTTGTCTATGCGAGAGAGCAGTTGCAGCCATATGATGTGGATGTCTCCGTTGATATTTTCGGATATGCCGCGACCTTGCCGGAAGCACCGGGGATCGGGCAAAACTTCTCCAAGATCTCTGACAACGTCGATGTCATTTCGTCGATGATTTACCCGAGTCATTGGACCTCCTATTTTGGCATCGCGAAACCGGATACGGAGCCTTATCGGTTAGTGACAGAATATGCCAAAGTGGAAAATGAAGTCCTGTCCAAACTCGAAGACCCACCCGTATCGCGCCCATGGCTCCAAGATTTCACGGCATCCTGGCTAGGCACAGGCAATTATAAACGATATGGAAAAGCTGAAGTCGAAGCGCAAATCAAGGCGCTAAAGGAAAACGGCATCGATGAATTCCTTCTATGGAAC
- a CDS encoding ABC transporter ATP-binding protein: MAEKLLEIKNLKQYFNVGKKNEVRAVDDISFDIYRGETLGLVGESGCGKSTTGRTIIRLYEATGGEVIYDGVDVHAKKSKKELKRFNQKMQMIFQDPYASLNPRMKVLDIIAEGLDIHGLAKNSKERTARVYELLETVGLNREHANRYPHEFSGGQRQRLGIARALAVEPEFIIADEPISALDVSIQAQVVNLLKELQEEKGLTYLFIAHDLSMVKYISDRIGVMYFGKLVELGPADDIYKSPLHPYTRSLLSAIPLPDPEYERTRLRKTYNPASHQYGEGEEVKMREVNPGHYVLCSEREYREMTAGK; the protein is encoded by the coding sequence ATGGCTGAGAAATTGCTAGAAATCAAAAACTTGAAACAATACTTTAATGTAGGTAAAAAAAATGAAGTGCGTGCAGTCGATGATATTTCCTTTGATATTTACCGTGGAGAGACACTCGGTCTGGTCGGTGAATCGGGTTGTGGAAAATCAACGACAGGCCGTACGATCATACGTCTTTACGAAGCGACGGGCGGTGAGGTCATCTATGATGGTGTTGATGTCCACGCCAAAAAGTCGAAAAAGGAACTGAAGCGTTTTAACCAGAAAATGCAGATGATCTTCCAGGACCCGTACGCCTCACTGAACCCGAGGATGAAAGTGCTCGACATCATTGCGGAAGGGCTGGATATCCACGGATTGGCCAAAAACTCGAAGGAACGGACAGCGCGTGTGTATGAACTACTAGAAACGGTCGGCTTGAATCGCGAACATGCGAACCGCTATCCGCATGAATTCTCCGGCGGCCAGCGCCAACGTCTCGGAATTGCCCGCGCACTTGCGGTCGAGCCGGAATTCATCATCGCGGACGAGCCGATTTCCGCCTTGGACGTTTCCATCCAGGCGCAAGTCGTCAATCTGCTAAAGGAACTGCAAGAGGAAAAAGGGTTGACGTATTTGTTCATCGCCCATGACCTTTCGATGGTGAAATATATATCGGACCGGATCGGTGTCATGTACTTCGGGAAGCTGGTCGAACTGGGACCGGCGGATGATATTTATAAATCGCCGCTCCACCCGTATACCCGATCATTGCTCTCCGCCATCCCATTGCCTGACCCCGAATACGAACGGACCCGGTTGCGGAAAACCTACAACCCTGCCTCCCACCAATATGGAGAGGGAGAAGAGGTAAAGATGCGGGAAGTGAACCCCGGCCATTATGTCCTTTGTTCAGAGCGGGAATATCGGGAAATGACAGCTGGAAAATGA